A region of Domibacillus sp. DTU_2020_1001157_1_SI_ALB_TIR_016 DNA encodes the following proteins:
- a CDS encoding FAD-dependent oxidoreductase encodes MEQNKRLNGKLPGDTQSFWRDSVDLPAFPRLEEDLSVDVVIVGGGITGLTSAYLLVNEGLKVVVLEAGKLLNGTTGHTTAKVTAQHGLIYDEFMHNFGTNKAKLYYEANAEALRFIQETVEKHQIDCDFRIQDAYLYTSADQYTRKLEKEAEAYQRLGINGGLVDRIPFEMDVKKALVMKDQAQFHPLKYLAHLVEDITNKGGLIFEDTACVNIETGEYPTVLTRRESRVQGRFVLACTHFPFYEGTGLYSTRMHADRSYVLAAKTKKSYPGGMYCNVEEPARSLRSVTINGEEMVLIIGENHKTGQGKDTIDYYNALEQFGDDVLGIEDVLYRWSAQDLVTLDKIPYIGQITSEVSNVLIATGFRKWGMTNSTAAALLFRDIVQKKSNPYEDLYSPSRFYAHPSLKNFLLDNADVVGHLIKGKLEKPTKSVEDLANDEGAAITINGHRKGAYRDTEGNLHIVDTTCTHIGCEVAWNSGDRTWDCPCHGSRFSYTGEVVEGPAEKPLQRHDHRMLDNLTSEDSGY; translated from the coding sequence GTGGAGCAAAATAAGAGGCTGAATGGGAAGCTGCCGGGGGATACGCAGTCATTTTGGAGAGATTCCGTTGATTTGCCGGCGTTTCCTCGTTTAGAAGAGGATCTCTCTGTAGATGTTGTAATTGTAGGCGGTGGAATCACCGGCCTTACTTCTGCTTATCTTTTAGTGAACGAAGGATTAAAAGTGGTCGTTTTAGAAGCAGGAAAATTGCTAAATGGCACAACTGGGCATACGACCGCGAAAGTCACTGCTCAGCATGGATTGATTTACGACGAATTTATGCACAATTTTGGAACAAACAAAGCCAAATTATATTATGAGGCCAACGCGGAAGCGCTTCGCTTTATTCAAGAAACCGTAGAGAAACATCAAATTGATTGCGATTTCCGTATACAAGATGCGTACCTGTACACGTCGGCAGACCAGTATACACGAAAACTTGAAAAAGAAGCAGAAGCTTATCAGCGTCTTGGTATTAACGGCGGCCTGGTTGATCGTATTCCTTTTGAAATGGATGTAAAAAAAGCACTCGTCATGAAAGACCAGGCTCAATTTCATCCATTAAAATACCTCGCTCATCTTGTCGAGGATATTACGAACAAGGGCGGTTTGATTTTTGAAGATACGGCATGCGTGAATATTGAGACAGGAGAGTATCCAACTGTTCTCACCCGCAGAGAATCTCGTGTTCAAGGTAGGTTTGTTCTTGCCTGCACTCATTTTCCTTTTTACGAAGGGACCGGGCTTTACTCAACCAGAATGCATGCAGACCGTTCTTACGTTCTTGCGGCTAAAACAAAAAAGTCTTATCCAGGCGGAATGTACTGCAATGTTGAAGAGCCCGCCCGTTCCCTGCGCTCTGTGACAATCAATGGAGAAGAAATGGTACTGATTATAGGAGAAAACCATAAAACGGGCCAAGGAAAAGACACCATTGACTATTACAACGCGCTTGAACAATTCGGAGATGATGTTTTAGGAATCGAGGATGTTCTTTATCGCTGGTCAGCCCAGGATTTAGTGACGCTGGATAAAATTCCTTATATCGGCCAAATCACTTCGGAAGTATCAAATGTCTTAATTGCGACCGGCTTCAGGAAATGGGGAATGACCAACAGTACGGCAGCTGCGCTTTTATTCCGGGATATCGTTCAGAAAAAATCAAATCCTTATGAAGATTTATATTCGCCGTCACGCTTTTATGCCCATCCGAGCTTAAAAAACTTCCTGCTGGATAATGCGGATGTGGTCGGTCATTTAATCAAAGGAAAACTAGAAAAACCGACGAAAAGTGTAGAGGATTTGGCTAATGATGAAGGAGCAGCGATTACAATTAATGGACACCGTAAAGGGGCATATCGGGATACCGAAGGAAATCTGCATATTGTCGATACAACCTGTACGCATATTGGTTGTGAAGTTGCGTGGAACAGCGGGGATCGTACGTGGGATTGTCCGTGCCATGGTTCTCGGTTTTCTTATACAGGAGAAGTAGTGGAAGGGCCGGCCGAAAAGCCATTACAGCGGCACGATCACCGCATGCTGGACAATCTCACCTCAGAAGACTCGGGATATTGA
- a CDS encoding bifunctional cytochrome P450/NADPH--P450 reductase, with protein MKEASTIPQPKTFGPLGNLPLIDRDKPTLSLIKLAEEFGPIFQLHTPAGTSVVVSGHELVAEVCDESRFDKSVEGALEKVRAFAGDGLFTSWTHESNWRKAHNILVPTFSQRAMKGYHSMMVDIAVQLVQKWARLNPNEPVDVPEDMTRLTLDTIGLCGFNYRFNSFYRENPHPFITSMVRALDEAMQQMQRLSLQDKLMGRTKRQFQHDIQMMFTLVDNIIAERRASEHQEENDLLSRMLHVKDPETGEKLDDENIRFQIITFLIAGHETTSGLLSFALYFLLKNPDTLKKAYEEVDQVLTGATPTYKQVLQLKYVRMILNESLRLWPTAPAFSLYAKEDTVIGGKYPIKKEKERVAVLIPQLHRDKEAWGEDAEEFRPERFEDPKKVPHHAYKPFGNGQRACIGMQFALHEATLVLGMLLQHFELIDYENYDLDIKQTLTLKPGDFKIQVQPRMQSAVYTPVLAPGEKRVENHEEEEVQRASILGVHNRPLLVLYGSDTGTAEGVARELADTAGLHGVRTEVAPLNDRIGALPKEGAVLIVTSSYNGKPPSNAGQFVQWLEEVKEGELEGVRYAVFGCGDHNWASTYQYIPRWIDEQLAQKGALRFSARGEADASGDFEEQLDHWKRKMWTDAIETFGLQLNEKAETERSTLSLQFVKGLGGSPLARSYEAVYASVRENRELQSPDSGRSTRHIEVVLPEGITYQEGDHLGVLPANSRENIHRILQRYALNGNDQVMLTASGRSVAHLPLDRPVSLNDLLAYSVEVQEAATRAQIRELAAFTLCPPHKRELEALIEEGIYQEEILKKRVSMLDLLEKYEACELPFERFLALLRPLKPRYYSISSSPRANPDRCSITVGVVQGPAWSGQGEYRGVASTYLADRKQGEDILIFVRTPESRFQLPQDFETPIVMVGPGTGVAPFRGFLQARAAMKQEGRTLGEAHLYFGCRNEKDFIYREELEGYEKEGIVTLHTAFSRKEEAPKAYVQHLMQKDTAELIRILDEGGRLYVCGDGTRMAPDVETALQKAYESVHGATEQEAMQWLWKLQEDGRYAKDVWAGI; from the coding sequence ATGAAGGAAGCCAGCACGATTCCTCAGCCGAAAACCTTTGGCCCGCTCGGAAATCTCCCGTTAATTGATCGCGATAAACCGACTTTATCGCTTATAAAACTGGCGGAGGAATTTGGCCCTATTTTTCAATTACATACACCGGCGGGTACGTCAGTAGTCGTTTCCGGACATGAACTTGTCGCAGAAGTATGCGATGAATCCCGCTTTGATAAAAGTGTTGAAGGAGCTTTGGAAAAAGTCCGTGCTTTTGCAGGAGACGGGCTGTTTACGAGCTGGACTCATGAATCCAACTGGAGAAAAGCCCATAATATTCTCGTCCCTACATTTAGCCAGCGGGCTATGAAGGGTTATCATTCCATGATGGTCGATATCGCTGTCCAGCTTGTTCAAAAATGGGCGAGGCTGAATCCAAATGAGCCTGTCGATGTTCCAGAAGATATGACCCGCCTTACGCTGGATACCATTGGATTGTGTGGCTTTAACTACCGCTTTAACAGCTTTTATAGAGAAAATCCTCATCCGTTTATCACAAGTATGGTCCGCGCTTTGGATGAAGCGATGCAGCAAATGCAGCGCCTTTCTTTGCAGGATAAATTGATGGGGCGAACGAAGCGGCAGTTTCAACATGATATCCAGATGATGTTTACCTTGGTAGACAATATTATTGCCGAGCGCAGAGCGAGTGAACATCAAGAAGAAAATGATCTGCTTTCCCGCATGTTACATGTGAAAGATCCTGAAACGGGTGAAAAGCTGGATGATGAAAATATTCGCTTTCAAATTATTACATTTTTAATAGCAGGGCACGAAACAACAAGTGGTTTGTTGTCATTTGCTCTTTACTTCTTATTAAAAAATCCCGATACACTGAAAAAAGCGTATGAAGAAGTGGATCAGGTGTTAACAGGTGCAACACCAACGTATAAGCAGGTATTACAGCTTAAATATGTCCGTATGATTTTAAATGAATCGCTCCGCTTGTGGCCGACCGCCCCTGCATTCAGTCTTTATGCAAAGGAAGATACAGTCATTGGCGGCAAGTATCCGATAAAAAAAGAGAAGGAAAGGGTAGCTGTACTGATTCCGCAGCTGCACCGGGATAAAGAGGCGTGGGGAGAAGATGCAGAAGAATTTCGTCCAGAACGGTTTGAAGACCCGAAAAAAGTGCCTCATCATGCCTATAAGCCATTTGGAAACGGCCAGCGGGCGTGCATTGGCATGCAGTTTGCCCTCCATGAGGCTACTCTTGTACTGGGAATGCTGCTTCAGCATTTTGAATTGATTGATTATGAAAATTATGATCTTGATATAAAACAAACATTAACCTTAAAACCAGGGGATTTTAAAATACAAGTTCAGCCGCGTATGCAATCAGCTGTTTACACACCTGTTCTGGCTCCTGGAGAAAAAAGAGTGGAGAATCATGAAGAAGAGGAAGTTCAAAGAGCCTCGATTTTAGGTGTTCATAATCGCCCGCTGCTTGTTTTATACGGCTCTGATACGGGGACGGCAGAAGGGGTGGCGCGTGAGCTGGCCGATACCGCTGGCTTACATGGTGTACGTACAGAAGTAGCGCCATTAAATGATCGAATCGGGGCTCTACCGAAAGAAGGAGCGGTCTTAATCGTCACTTCTTCTTATAATGGAAAACCACCAAGCAATGCAGGTCAGTTTGTGCAATGGCTGGAAGAAGTAAAAGAAGGAGAGCTTGAAGGTGTGCGTTATGCAGTATTTGGATGCGGTGATCATAACTGGGCTAGTACGTATCAGTACATACCGAGGTGGATTGATGAGCAGCTTGCCCAAAAAGGGGCGCTGCGGTTCTCCGCACGTGGTGAAGCGGATGCAAGCGGAGATTTTGAGGAACAGCTTGATCACTGGAAACGTAAAATGTGGACGGATGCCATAGAAACCTTTGGGCTGCAGCTTAATGAAAAGGCGGAAACGGAGCGGAGCACACTAAGCCTTCAGTTTGTGAAAGGACTAGGAGGGTCTCCTCTCGCTCGATCGTACGAAGCGGTTTATGCTTCGGTTAGAGAGAATCGGGAACTCCAGTCGCCAGACAGCGGCCGAAGCACCCGGCATATTGAGGTGGTTTTGCCGGAAGGTATTACCTATCAAGAAGGAGATCACCTCGGTGTACTGCCTGCAAATAGCCGGGAAAATATTCATCGTATTCTCCAGAGATATGCCTTAAACGGAAACGATCAAGTGATGCTGACAGCCAGCGGACGCAGTGTAGCTCACTTGCCCTTAGACCGGCCGGTGAGCTTGAATGATCTTCTTGCTTACAGTGTGGAAGTGCAGGAAGCAGCGACTAGAGCGCAGATACGGGAACTGGCCGCTTTTACTCTTTGTCCTCCACATAAACGTGAATTAGAAGCTTTAATTGAAGAAGGGATTTATCAAGAGGAAATACTCAAAAAACGCGTTTCGATGCTGGATCTTCTGGAAAAGTACGAAGCATGTGAACTGCCATTTGAACGGTTTTTGGCACTTTTACGCCCGTTAAAACCGCGCTATTATTCGATATCGAGCTCTCCTCGCGCAAATCCGGACCGATGCAGCATAACGGTCGGTGTTGTACAAGGGCCTGCCTGGAGCGGCCAGGGGGAATACCGGGGAGTGGCGTCTACTTACTTAGCGGACCGTAAGCAGGGAGAAGATATCTTGATTTTTGTCCGTACGCCGGAATCCCGGTTTCAGTTGCCTCAAGATTTTGAGACGCCAATCGTTATGGTTGGTCCAGGAACAGGAGTGGCACCTTTTCGTGGTTTTCTTCAGGCCCGTGCTGCCATGAAACAAGAAGGCCGAACATTAGGTGAAGCCCATCTTTATTTCGGATGCCGCAATGAAAAAGACTTCATTTACCGTGAAGAACTGGAGGGTTATGAAAAAGAGGGAATTGTGACGCTTCATACGGCTTTTTCTCGTAAAGAAGAAGCCCCGAAAGCGTACGTACAGCATTTAATGCAGAAAGATACAGCGGAATTAATTCGTATTCTCGATGAGGGAGGCCGGCTTTATGTATGCGGGGATGGAACCAGAATGGCTCCGGATGTAGAAACGGCCCTGCAGAAAGCTTACGAATCCGTTCACGGAGCAACAGAACAGGAAGCCATGCAGTGGTTATGGAAGCTACAGGAAGATGGAAGGTATGCAAAAGACGTGTGGGCAGGGATTTAA
- a CDS encoding aromatic acid/H+ symport family MFS transporter, translated as MRKVNASDVVAASRFNKFHLVVFLWCVYAIAFDGFDIAMYGIGLPLMMADFGLTPVEAGSIGSYVLVGMMAGAFICGPLADTIGRKKVLAICMFLFSVFTFLSGLAPNATVFTVMRVIAGIGMGGLMPNVIALMTEYSPKKNRALIVATMYCGYSVGGILAALIGMSVMQDVGWRLLYWLGIIPLFTLPLFLKKFPESLSYYILRGQGDKLADILNRVHPGGNYKETDDYEYASAKENAKGFPVKKLFIHHRALSTFAFCLAVFSCLLMIYGLNTWLPKIMQESGYALSSSLSFSLVLGVGQIGGSLLGGYFIDRVGHRKVLISMYLLSAVCFIALSFTSNILLLYVLIALGGACTAGTQNLSNPYIYEFYPKEVRATGVGFAVGVGRIGAIAAPILIGFLLASSLAPQNAFIMFAVPSLLGALAFTLVREKYGSFDQLETLQDQRAG; from the coding sequence TTGCGTAAAGTAAATGCTTCTGATGTTGTAGCAGCAAGCCGCTTCAATAAATTTCATTTAGTTGTTTTTTTATGGTGTGTATACGCCATTGCATTTGATGGTTTTGATATTGCCATGTACGGGATCGGTCTTCCATTAATGATGGCTGATTTCGGCTTAACGCCGGTTGAAGCCGGCAGTATTGGAAGTTATGTATTGGTCGGCATGATGGCCGGTGCCTTTATATGCGGGCCACTTGCCGACACAATCGGACGCAAAAAAGTTCTAGCCATCTGCATGTTTTTATTTAGTGTTTTTACTTTTCTTTCAGGCCTTGCGCCAAATGCGACGGTCTTTACCGTCATGCGTGTCATTGCAGGAATCGGGATGGGTGGTTTGATGCCTAACGTGATTGCCCTGATGACTGAGTATTCCCCGAAAAAAAACCGGGCACTTATCGTAGCCACCATGTACTGCGGTTATTCGGTTGGAGGCATTTTAGCAGCACTGATTGGGATGTCCGTTATGCAGGATGTGGGCTGGAGATTGCTTTACTGGCTTGGTATTATTCCATTATTCACCCTGCCTTTATTCTTAAAGAAATTTCCGGAATCTCTGTCGTATTATATTTTGCGCGGACAGGGAGATAAACTTGCGGACATTTTAAATCGTGTTCATCCTGGCGGAAATTATAAAGAAACCGACGATTATGAATATGCAAGCGCAAAAGAAAATGCAAAAGGATTTCCGGTCAAGAAATTATTCATCCATCATCGTGCGTTGAGCACATTTGCTTTTTGCCTTGCTGTGTTCAGCTGTTTGCTTATGATTTACGGCTTAAATACATGGCTGCCAAAAATTATGCAGGAATCCGGCTATGCCCTGTCATCCAGCCTTTCATTCAGCTTAGTGCTTGGCGTCGGCCAAATAGGCGGTTCTCTATTAGGTGGCTATTTTATCGACCGTGTAGGACACCGGAAAGTGTTGATTTCCATGTATTTGCTTAGCGCTGTTTGTTTTATTGCCCTGAGTTTTACATCTAATATCCTGCTTTTATATGTACTAATTGCGCTTGGCGGTGCCTGTACGGCGGGAACACAAAATTTATCAAACCCTTATATTTATGAGTTTTATCCAAAAGAAGTACGGGCAACTGGCGTCGGCTTCGCCGTTGGGGTCGGCCGGATCGGAGCAATTGCAGCACCGATATTGATCGGTTTTTTACTGGCCTCCAGCCTGGCACCACAAAATGCTTTTATCATGTTTGCTGTTCCGAGTCTTCTTGGAGCCCTTGCTTTTACTCTGGTTCGTGAAAAATACGGAAGCTTTGACCAGCTGGAGACACTTCAAGATCAAAGAGCAGGCTGA
- a CDS encoding MerR family transcriptional regulator translates to MTQTKEQTVENPAEHVEEMRLTVKEAAKQVNESPGVVRNWLRELKAYIPTVQGDNGYNYFDEPALKRLLLIRKLSREQNYSIKQIEYYFATGETQIKPELVNEEPASGIRKDLAVIMERMERQEQFNQALVNKLDEQQQYIKDSLNRRDQLLLESLKNTQEAKKAEIKKKRFFKWFSKENE, encoded by the coding sequence ATGACTCAAACGAAAGAGCAAACTGTAGAAAATCCCGCTGAACACGTAGAGGAAATGCGTTTAACAGTAAAAGAAGCCGCTAAACAGGTCAATGAAAGCCCTGGTGTAGTCCGTAATTGGCTGAGGGAGTTAAAGGCTTATATTCCTACCGTTCAGGGAGACAATGGATATAACTATTTTGATGAGCCTGCTTTAAAGAGACTGCTGCTTATCCGCAAATTGAGCCGTGAACAAAACTATTCGATTAAACAAATTGAATATTACTTTGCTACAGGCGAAACGCAAATAAAACCCGAACTTGTCAATGAAGAACCAGCAAGTGGCATTCGGAAAGATTTAGCCGTCATTATGGAACGGATGGAACGGCAGGAACAGTTTAATCAAGCGCTTGTCAATAAATTAGACGAGCAGCAGCAATACATTAAGGATTCATTGAACAGGCGGGATCAGCTTCTTCTTGAATCTTTAAAAAATACGCAGGAAGCTAAAAAAGCAGAAATAAAAAAGAAACGCTTTTTCAAATGGTTTTCTAAAGAAAACGAATAA
- a CDS encoding type 1 glutamine amidotransferase domain-containing protein: MAKVLAVLSSGFKDTKNNYETGWWGEELFAPMELLEKAGHQVNLASPLGGKPEIDKHSLAKEYDPEGKYKTLYESGKADHTTALSEVNPDEYDAVLIVGGHGAMYDLAKSEELHQIINSIYDNGNIVSAVCHGPAPLIWTKRSDGKSIISGLRVTGYPEAMEPEGLPDILPYSLEGEMRKIADYTSEEKVVWGNKQLLTGRDPFSSEALGEELVKALEERNK; encoded by the coding sequence ATGGCTAAAGTGTTAGCAGTATTATCAAGCGGGTTTAAAGATACAAAAAATAATTATGAAACCGGATGGTGGGGAGAAGAATTATTTGCCCCGATGGAGCTGCTTGAAAAAGCGGGACACCAAGTAAACTTAGCTTCTCCATTAGGCGGCAAACCCGAAATTGACAAACATAGCTTAGCGAAAGAATATGATCCTGAAGGGAAATATAAAACGTTATATGAATCCGGAAAAGCGGACCATACAACGGCTCTATCTGAAGTAAACCCCGATGAATATGACGCTGTGCTCATTGTAGGAGGCCATGGAGCCATGTATGATCTGGCTAAAAGTGAAGAGCTGCATCAAATCATTAACTCCATTTACGATAACGGAAATATTGTGTCTGCCGTATGCCACGGGCCCGCTCCTTTAATTTGGACAAAGCGCTCTGACGGCAAAAGCATCATTTCCGGCTTACGTGTCACTGGGTATCCGGAAGCCATGGAACCAGAAGGTCTCCCAGATATTCTGCCGTACAGTCTTGAAGGAGAAATGAGAAAGATCGCTGACTATACATCAGAAGAAAAAGTCGTATGGGGAAATAAACAGCTGTTGACCGGACGTGATCCCTTTTCTTCCGAAGCATTGGGAGAAGAGTTAGTCAAAGCTCTAGAAGAAAGAAACAAGTAA
- a CDS encoding autoinducer 2 ABC transporter substrate-binding protein, whose protein sequence is MYKKLVLFILLFCLLLLTSCNVQKKYEVIYNDTEPELSKEAINENKKSKIYTIALVPKVEEIPYFVAVKEGAMEAGEDLKVKVIFKGPPSPDPKQQAEVIKELIDQHVDVIAVSANDPVELGSVLQDAQEKGIKVLTWDSDTDPKLREFFINMIDPEIMGRHLMDLLAMEMQEQGEYAILTGSPNAANLNEWTAWLQLHQREYYPKMKLVKIEYTNEDIHKAYNVTKKVLKNYPNLEGMIGLSTVTPPAIAQALKDLGNTERIAFVGTSTPNLMRDYLKEGSAQTITLWSPQKLGYLTVTMAKSLLDGEWPYHGQSIRKIGNIEYDGDMVIMGQPIDFTKENVDQYDF, encoded by the coding sequence ATGTATAAAAAGCTAGTTTTATTTATCCTTCTATTTTGTCTTTTATTACTCACATCGTGCAACGTACAAAAGAAGTATGAAGTCATCTACAATGATACTGAGCCAGAACTTTCTAAAGAGGCTATAAACGAAAATAAGAAGTCAAAGATTTATACAATTGCATTAGTTCCTAAAGTAGAAGAAATTCCTTATTTTGTTGCAGTTAAAGAAGGAGCGATGGAAGCGGGTGAAGATTTAAAAGTGAAAGTAATTTTTAAAGGACCCCCTTCACCTGATCCTAAACAGCAAGCCGAAGTGATTAAAGAATTAATTGATCAGCATGTTGATGTAATTGCAGTTTCTGCAAACGATCCCGTAGAGCTGGGTTCCGTACTGCAAGATGCGCAGGAAAAAGGCATTAAAGTTTTAACATGGGACTCAGATACAGATCCAAAACTAAGAGAATTTTTCATTAATATGATCGATCCTGAAATAATGGGACGTCATCTTATGGACTTACTTGCTATGGAAATGCAGGAACAAGGAGAATATGCCATTTTAACAGGATCGCCAAATGCAGCAAACTTAAATGAATGGACAGCTTGGCTGCAACTTCATCAGAGAGAATATTATCCAAAGATGAAGCTGGTGAAAATTGAATATACAAATGAAGATATTCACAAAGCATACAATGTTACAAAAAAAGTATTGAAGAATTATCCAAACTTAGAAGGAATGATCGGGCTGTCAACCGTTACTCCACCAGCAATCGCCCAAGCACTAAAAGACCTCGGCAACACAGAGAGGATAGCTTTTGTCGGTACCTCAACCCCTAATTTAATGAGAGACTATTTAAAAGAAGGATCAGCCCAAACTATTACCCTGTGGAGTCCGCAAAAGCTAGGTTATTTAACGGTTACAATGGCCAAAAGTTTATTGGATGGCGAGTGGCCATATCATGGACAAAGCATCAGGAAAATCGGAAATATCGAATATGATGGTGATATGGTAATTATGGGTCAGCCGATCGATTTTACAAAGGAAAATGTGGATCAATATGATTTTTAA
- a CDS encoding STAS domain-containing protein: protein MKNELQLLGEKILEKKYQIAERVHLKVINKAAAQKLPMTEKEIIDIRANFVKLFGESLLQEADADTGGQLFLKWGKETGKRVCDLGIPLDQALKGTSYYRTCIWEVLGEEMLNHDMSLATSLKVGSILDPLLDQAVYAFSSAYVQCHEETLENSKRAFLELSVPVVPLAKGVAVLPLIGNIDTERARLLMEEVLQKASEKRLSHLLFDLSGVLVVDTMVADQIFKIEKALGLLGVETILIGIRPEVAQTMTNLGIDTGQLKIKSNLEQALKDLNESFGLL, encoded by the coding sequence ATGAAGAACGAGTTGCAACTTCTGGGGGAGAAAATTTTAGAAAAAAAATATCAAATTGCCGAACGGGTACATTTGAAAGTAATCAACAAAGCAGCAGCACAAAAACTCCCGATGACTGAAAAAGAAATCATCGACATCCGGGCGAATTTCGTCAAGTTATTCGGGGAAAGTCTTCTTCAGGAAGCTGATGCAGACACAGGGGGCCAGCTTTTTTTAAAATGGGGAAAAGAAACAGGCAAGCGCGTATGTGATTTAGGTATTCCGTTAGATCAAGCATTAAAAGGAACGAGTTATTATCGAACTTGTATTTGGGAAGTGCTGGGGGAGGAAATGCTGAATCACGATATGTCGCTGGCCACGTCACTAAAGGTAGGTTCTATTTTAGACCCGCTTTTAGATCAAGCCGTTTATGCATTCAGCTCTGCCTACGTTCAGTGCCACGAAGAAACCCTTGAAAATTCAAAACGCGCTTTTCTAGAATTATCCGTACCCGTTGTACCACTCGCAAAAGGAGTGGCTGTATTGCCACTTATTGGAAATATCGATACGGAAAGAGCGCGTCTTTTAATGGAAGAAGTGCTGCAGAAAGCTTCTGAAAAGCGGTTGTCCCATCTTCTTTTTGATTTATCGGGTGTATTAGTCGTTGATACCATGGTCGCAGATCAAATTTTTAAAATCGAAAAAGCGCTGGGACTGCTTGGTGTAGAAACCATTTTAATTGGCATCAGGCCGGAAGTAGCCCAAACGATGACAAATCTAGGCATTGATACAGGCCAATTAAAAATCAAATCCAATTTAGAACAGGCATTAAAAGACTTAAATGAGTCTTTTGGTCTTTTATAA
- a CDS encoding YitT family protein — MTIFLRKFISILIGSFFIAVGINFFLVPSELLDGGAIGIGLISHYVTGVQVGLVIILINIPIFIFSWFYNRSFFYNSLHGMLFSSFMIDLFYPLHAIGEQFNIPIVFAILGGITVGLGIGCMLWFNTSVGGTDLLGLMFARHRNLNPGVIIFMIDFLIVSIGSMIISDGSIFLSCLTVTCVGITTSLVSARKQEEQ, encoded by the coding sequence ATGACGATCTTTCTTCGCAAATTTATTTCCATTCTAATTGGAAGCTTTTTTATTGCAGTGGGCATTAACTTCTTTCTTGTCCCCTCTGAGCTGCTGGACGGTGGAGCGATTGGCATCGGGCTCATTTCTCATTACGTGACAGGAGTACAAGTGGGACTAGTCATTATTTTAATCAATATACCGATTTTTATTTTTTCCTGGTTTTACAACCGCTCTTTTTTTTATAACAGTCTCCACGGCATGCTTTTTTCGTCTTTTATGATTGATTTATTTTATCCTCTGCACGCTATTGGGGAACAATTTAACATTCCCATTGTGTTTGCTATTCTTGGAGGGATTACGGTCGGTCTTGGTATCGGCTGTATGCTCTGGTTTAATACAAGCGTCGGTGGAACAGATCTCCTGGGTCTCATGTTTGCGAGACACAGAAATTTAAACCCAGGCGTCATCATTTTTATGATTGATTTTCTTATTGTTTCTATCGGAAGTATGATTATTTCAGATGGCTCCATTTTCTTATCCTGCCTCACTGTCACATGTGTTGGCATCACCACGAGCTTGGTGTCAGCAAGGAAACAGGAAGAACAGTAA